A genomic segment from Coleofasciculus sp. FACHB-T130 encodes:
- a CDS encoding VWA domain-containing protein, translating into MKATYSLSQSLIAAATPSTVDLIVSFQAEEETRNKVPRLPLNLSVVIDRSGSMAGAPLKNAIQAAQRLVEYLTTEDYLSVVIYDDTPETILQHQLVQDKAAIRSLIGKVKAGGCTNLNGGWLMGCDNVKSQQSTERINRVLLLTDGQANVGIIDSQVLINTARQQAEQGIITTTLGFGTYFNEDLLIGMANAAGGNFYFIQSPDDATDVFRIELESLTSVVAQNLTVTLQPEDSVKITGILNNYRSNPIGNNLEVFCGDVYEVENKQLAVELSIPPQTNIGVTNIATVAYKYQAVVDGSIQQFTDEIPISITVADAESASNVQPDAAVVEQASKLRIGKVKDEAIALADKGDYTAASQKLRKTIEDLKLKALHESFEVAEEMDQLDHYAQRLESKKFDSAIRKEMRDQSYQALTRDRGDLKLRGIAAGSANSLQAVSSVDAGVLVKCDRVSGKLRVRVISDGYNPDFNVQFPRNIREEGVTYIVDEINLSADGSFYRASGNIRRLVQPGQERAASSQNGTSSSSPKRQKLNAPASAADLETIDTVGDGVLVQCVKEGSKLRARVVSDGYDPNYNIRFPRDIREENVLYVVDEVEEAKNGGSYVAYGKIRRLVQ; encoded by the coding sequence ATGAAAGCAACTTACTCCCTGAGTCAATCGCTTATTGCAGCCGCTACCCCATCCACTGTAGACCTGATTGTTAGTTTCCAGGCTGAAGAAGAAACGCGCAACAAAGTACCGCGTCTTCCGCTTAATTTGAGTGTAGTAATTGATAGATCGGGTTCGATGGCGGGAGCGCCACTTAAGAATGCTATTCAGGCTGCACAAAGGCTTGTGGAATATTTGACCACGGAGGATTATCTTTCAGTTGTAATTTATGACGATACGCCAGAAACAATTCTTCAGCACCAACTGGTTCAGGATAAAGCTGCCATTCGTTCGCTAATTGGTAAGGTGAAGGCTGGCGGGTGTACTAACTTGAATGGCGGCTGGTTGATGGGATGCGACAATGTAAAATCTCAGCAGTCCACAGAACGCATCAACCGCGTTTTATTATTAACAGATGGACAAGCGAATGTTGGGATTATTGATTCTCAAGTATTAATTAACACTGCAAGACAACAAGCCGAACAAGGAATCATTACTACAACTTTAGGATTTGGAACTTATTTTAATGAAGATTTGCTCATCGGCATGGCAAATGCTGCTGGGGGAAACTTTTATTTCATCCAATCACCTGACGATGCTACTGATGTATTCAGAATTGAACTAGAAAGCCTCACGTCTGTTGTCGCCCAAAATCTGACTGTGACGCTGCAACCAGAAGATTCTGTAAAAATTACCGGGATTCTCAACAATTACCGATCCAATCCGATTGGCAACAATCTGGAAGTTTTCTGCGGCGATGTTTATGAGGTAGAAAATAAGCAGTTAGCTGTAGAATTGTCAATACCTCCACAAACAAATATTGGGGTAACAAATATTGCCACCGTTGCTTATAAATATCAAGCGGTTGTCGATGGCAGCATTCAACAATTCACTGACGAAATCCCGATTAGTATAACGGTTGCTGATGCTGAATCAGCCAGTAACGTACAGCCAGATGCAGCGGTTGTGGAGCAAGCAAGTAAGCTAAGGATTGGTAAGGTAAAAGATGAAGCGATCGCACTTGCCGACAAAGGAGATTATACCGCTGCTTCCCAGAAACTTCGCAAGACAATCGAGGATCTCAAACTCAAAGCATTGCACGAGTCCTTTGAAGTTGCCGAAGAGATGGATCAGTTGGATCACTATGCACAACGTCTGGAAAGCAAAAAGTTTGATAGTGCCATCCGCAAGGAGATGCGCGATCAATCTTACCAGGCACTGACACGCGATCGCGGCGACTTAAAATTGCGAGGAATCGCTGCTGGATCTGCCAACAGCTTACAGGCAGTTTCCAGCGTGGATGCGGGAGTTTTGGTGAAATGCGATCGCGTTAGTGGCAAATTGCGAGTTCGCGTTATTTCTGACGGATACAATCCTGACTTTAATGTGCAATTCCCTCGCAATATTCGTGAGGAAGGTGTCACCTATATCGTTGATGAAATCAATCTATCTGCTGATGGTAGCTTTTATCGTGCCTCCGGGAACATTCGCCGCTTAGTTCAACCCGGACAAGAACGCGCCGCATCATCTCAAAATGGTACATCTTCTTCTAGTCCAAAACGGCAAAAGCTGAATGCACCTGCTTCTGCTGCCGATTTAGAAACGATTGATACTGTAGGTGATGGAGTTCTCGTGCAGTGCGTGAAAGAAGGCAGTAAATTGAGAGCAAGAGTCGTGTCAGATGGGTACGATCCTAACTACAATATTCGCTTTCCTCGCGACATTCGAGAAGAAAACGTTCTCTATGTGGTAGACGAAGTTGAGGAAGCTAAGAATGGCGGCTCTTATGTCGCTTATGGCAAGATCCGGCGGTTAGTTCAGTAG
- a CDS encoding reverse transcriptase family protein, with protein sequence MSDQPRTRQELYDRIRQTGKEEFILEEMIRYGFWPAQGEIPQDPADDIRRMGEIRRELDELRQQSSRLHNEKELRKQLLKQRLAESRRKRQETKERRERERQERAEDWRQRKEREILYLGEDVSGGLNYTECDEERLRSYGLPLCGTPYEIAAAMGITVGQLRFLAFSRKTSTISHYIRFKIPKKTGGERLISAPMPRLKQAQHWILGNILEKLELHDAAHGFRRDRSIVSNAQPHVKRDVIINFDLKDFFPSISYQRVKGLFRSFGYSEAAATIFGLLCTQPDIEEVELDGKTYYVALTDRHLPQGSPASPAITNLMCRRLDRRLTSMAEQLGFVYTRYADDLTLSASGDSLRNICNILKRTQSIVTHEGFTINEQKTRILRKNRQQEVTGVVVNDYPNISKKELKRFRATLFQIEKDGLEGKYWGNSDNVMSSIQGYANFVAMVNPQKGVEFQEQIRRIRDKYKR encoded by the coding sequence AGAGATGATACGTTATGGGTTCTGGCCTGCACAAGGTGAGATACCACAAGATCCAGCCGATGACATTCGGCGGATGGGAGAGATCCGGCGAGAACTTGATGAACTGCGACAGCAGAGTTCGCGTCTTCACAACGAAAAGGAACTCCGCAAGCAGCTACTCAAGCAACGCCTCGCCGAGTCGCGGCGAAAGCGACAGGAGACGAAAGAACGGCGGGAACGGGAAAGGCAAGAACGAGCGGAAGATTGGCGACAAAGAAAAGAGCGAGAAATCCTTTATCTCGGTGAAGATGTCTCAGGCGGACTCAACTATACTGAGTGCGATGAGGAAAGGTTGCGAAGTTATGGATTACCTTTGTGCGGTACACCCTACGAAATTGCCGCTGCAATGGGAATTACTGTGGGACAATTGCGCTTTCTGGCTTTTTCCCGCAAGACTTCGACAATTTCTCACTATATCCGCTTCAAGATTCCTAAAAAAACGGGTGGCGAACGGTTGATTTCGGCACCGATGCCACGCTTGAAGCAGGCGCAGCATTGGATTTTGGGTAATATTTTGGAAAAGCTAGAACTGCACGATGCAGCTCATGGTTTTAGACGCGATCGCTCTATCGTCAGCAACGCTCAACCTCACGTAAAACGTGATGTAATTATCAATTTTGACCTGAAAGATTTCTTTCCGTCAATTTCCTATCAGCGCGTGAAAGGTCTTTTCCGGTCATTCGGTTATTCGGAAGCTGCCGCAACAATCTTCGGGTTGCTGTGTACTCAACCGGATATCGAGGAGGTTGAATTAGACGGCAAAACTTATTATGTAGCCCTCACAGATCGACATTTACCCCAAGGTTCGCCAGCTTCTCCAGCAATTACTAATCTAATGTGTCGCCGCTTAGATCGACGACTTACCAGTATGGCTGAACAATTGGGTTTTGTTTATACTCGCTACGCTGATGATTTAACTTTATCCGCTTCTGGTGACAGTCTCCGAAATATCTGCAACATTCTTAAACGCACTCAGTCTATCGTGACTCACGAAGGTTTTACGATTAACGAACAGAAGACTAGAATATTGCGGAAAAATCGGCAACAGGAAGTTACTGGAGTTGTGGTGAATGATTATCCGAATATTTCTAAAAAAGAGCTAAAACGTTTTCGTGCTACTTTGTTCCAAATTGAGAAAGATGGCTTGGAAGGTAAGTATTGGGGAAATTCTGATAATGTGATGTCTTCGATTCAGGGTTATGCCAATTTTGTCGCTATGGTTAATCCGCAAAAGGGTGTTGAGTTTCAAGAGCAAATTCGACGAATTCGAGATAAATACAAACGCTAA
- a CDS encoding WGR domain-containing protein, giving the protein MTQEKTYLELSESDSSSHKFYEVIVNGTEVSIRYGRIGDSGQTQVKTYPTPEKAKAEATKKINEKLKKGYEQAVMGVRSKRPVTRREIKSDRSTENQAPVVWKFASSSPAFGIFIDNSRCWVGNQAGQIFALSHTGIVQNQFRLPDGVKCIVADEGWLYAGCDDGKVYDLTGKIPRVAYEIAPDVNIFWLDIKDAILGVSDDAGNVTTINHEDESQWTKKSRGSYGWMVRCDEIGIYHGHSSGVTMYDWEDGKTIWNQKTRGEVLFGWQEEATVYAGTSQSLVYSFTKKGEVSTIYQCDAPVYSCATAEEGKYVFAGDDCSSIYCFNEAGDRLWKLATGCGSAFSMQFLDDHLYIVTTDGSLACIDASETAIKAAQSGTVPQAINIKAPTAVAAAIPSNTLETASNTSQGVIVECFKEGGKLRIRAVSPGYNPSWKVQFPQDIRSDGARYLVEDVRESSRGGFYRAFGDIKKLV; this is encoded by the coding sequence ATGACTCAAGAGAAAACGTATCTAGAATTGTCAGAGTCAGATAGTAGTTCTCACAAATTTTATGAAGTAATTGTCAACGGTACGGAAGTATCGATTCGTTACGGTCGCATTGGCGACTCAGGGCAAACTCAGGTTAAAACCTATCCAACACCGGAAAAAGCCAAAGCTGAAGCGACTAAAAAGATTAACGAGAAACTGAAGAAGGGTTACGAACAAGCAGTTATGGGAGTGCGAAGTAAACGTCCCGTGACTCGACGGGAAATAAAGAGCGATCGCTCAACTGAAAACCAAGCACCTGTAGTTTGGAAATTTGCCTCTTCTTCCCCCGCTTTTGGCATTTTCATCGACAATTCTCGGTGCTGGGTTGGAAATCAAGCAGGTCAGATTTTCGCTCTCAGTCATACAGGAATTGTGCAAAATCAGTTTCGTCTTCCTGATGGCGTGAAGTGCATTGTTGCTGATGAAGGTTGGCTTTATGCGGGATGCGATGATGGCAAAGTATACGATTTGACAGGCAAGATTCCCCGTGTCGCTTATGAAATTGCCCCAGATGTAAATATCTTCTGGCTTGATATCAAAGATGCGATTCTCGGTGTTTCTGATGATGCTGGTAATGTCACAACGATTAATCACGAAGATGAATCTCAATGGACTAAAAAAAGTAGAGGTAGTTATGGCTGGATGGTGCGCTGCGATGAAATTGGCATTTATCACGGTCACAGCAGCGGCGTGACGATGTATGACTGGGAAGATGGAAAGACTATCTGGAACCAAAAAACTCGCGGTGAAGTGTTATTTGGCTGGCAAGAAGAAGCAACAGTTTATGCTGGAACAAGTCAAAGTTTAGTTTATAGCTTCACCAAGAAAGGGGAAGTTAGCACAATTTATCAATGCGATGCGCCTGTTTATTCTTGCGCGACTGCTGAAGAAGGGAAATACGTCTTTGCAGGTGATGATTGCTCCTCAATTTATTGTTTTAATGAAGCAGGCGATCGCTTGTGGAAACTTGCCACTGGCTGCGGTTCGGCGTTTTCCATGCAGTTTTTAGATGACCATCTCTACATCGTCACTACCGACGGTTCTCTTGCTTGCATCGATGCCAGTGAAACCGCTATCAAAGCCGCACAATCAGGTACAGTTCCCCAGGCTATTAACATTAAAGCACCCACTGCTGTTGCCGCAGCCATTCCTTCTAATACTTTGGAAACGGCATCGAACACAAGTCAAGGTGTAATTGTGGAGTGCTTCAAAGAAGGCGGCAAGTTAAGAATTCGTGCTGTTTCTCCTGGTTACAATCCCAGTTGGAAAGTACAATTTCCTCAAGATATTCGCTCCGATGGTGCGCGTTATCTGGTGGAAGATGTGCGCGAATCTTCTCGCGGTGGTTTCTATCGGGCTTTTGGAGATATTAAAAAATTAGTGTAG